A stretch of Lactuca sativa cultivar Salinas chromosome 6, Lsat_Salinas_v11, whole genome shotgun sequence DNA encodes these proteins:
- the LOC111905449 gene encoding uncharacterized protein LOC111905449 — MTSLGASKGVLEIAKFAVYVTVPIGLMYFFANNTNNLHKFMGVRQYVVYPPEGPRPQSPEELREMAREIARKRATQ; from the exons ATGACATCGTTAGGGGCTTCTAAAGGTGTATTGGAGATTGCAAAGTTTGCTGTTTATGTTACAGTTCCGATTGGTCTTATGTATTTCTTCGCCAATAACACTAACAATCTTCACAAATTCATGGGCGTT CGACAATATGTTGTGTACCCTCCGGAGGGGCCAAGGCCACAATCCCCAGAGGAACTAAGAGAAATGGCTCGGGAGATAGCTCGCAAGCGAGCCACACAATGA